One Ignavibacteriales bacterium genomic window, TGTGGCTTTAGATGCACGCCGTACGGCTCTAACAGTGCTTAGAATTCCTCCGCCCTTAGCGGCTATCTGCTGATATGTAGCGCCTTTTATCCGCTCTTCATATTCATTTTCTCTTTCTCCGGCGAATACCATATGGGTATGTGAATCCACAAATCCCGGCATAACGGTTTTATTCTTGCAATCTATTTCATCGTAATTCTTAATGTCACTCTGGCGAAGATATGCAGACAGTTCTTTAGAACCGCCAATAAATTCTATGCGCTTATTGTTTAGAAATAAGTTTGTGTTCTTTTCCGGTGACACATCGGAAAGCGATTTTCCCTTTTTAGGAAAGGGGGTTTTTGCCCGGCACGTAACCAGCCGGGTGACGTCTTTTAGAAGAAGAGGCATAATATGTATCGGGTTTTATGCAGTCAGCTCGGGCTGAAGCAGTATTTCTTTATGGGCAGCTACCTCGTCCAATCTCCAGCAGGCGGCAGTGTGACCGTCTCCGACCTTTTCGAGCGGAGGCTGTTCATGCCAGCATTTTTCGATCGCGAACTTGCACCTGGTACAGAAGTGACACCCCTCCGGGTATGTAGTTGGCGCAGGTACATTGCCCTCAATTGTTGTTAGTTTTTCTTTCCTGTTTTTTGCTTTAGGAATAGAATTTAGGAGCCCGATAGTGTAAGGATGTTTAGGATCTTTGAATATTGCCTTTACTGGTCCGTATTCAACAACCTTTGATGCGTACATAACACAAACTTTATTTGAGACTTCGGCAATCACACCGAGATCGTGAGTGATCATAATAACGCCCATGCCAAGTTCTTTTTGAAGCTTATTGATGAGCTCGAGTATCTGCGCCTGTACGGTAACGTCCAGCGCAGTTGTAGGTTCGTCAGCAATAAGTATTTCCGGGTTACATGCGAGAGCGATAGCGATCATGACACGTTGTCTCATTCCTCCCGATAGCTGGTGCGGGTATTCACGGTAACGCTGTTCCGGCGCCGGTATCCCGACAAGCTTTAGCATTTCTATGGCTTTTTCCTTTGCCTGTTTTTTATCAAGCTTTTGGTGAAGTATGAGCACCTCCTCTATCTGGTCACCGCATGTAAATACAGGATTTAGCGAAGTCATGGGTTCCTGGAATATCATCCCGATGTCATTTCCCCTGATCTTTCTCATTTCCTTTTCGGGGAGTGTAACGAGGTTCTTTCCTTTGAAAAGTATCTCACCGCCGGCAATTTTTCCCGGAGGTTCTGGTATAAGGCGCATTATAGAGAGCGCGGAAACGCTCTTTCCGCAGCCGGATTCGCCAACAATACCCAGGGTTTCGCCCATATCTAAATCATAGCTTACATCATCCACTGCCTTTGCTATGCCGTCAT contains:
- a CDS encoding ABC transporter ATP-binding protein, producing MAKLLEVKNLQTFFYTDDGIAKAVDDVSYDLDMGETLGIVGESGCGKSVSALSIMRLIPEPPGKIAGGEILFKGKNLVTLPEKEMRKIRGNDIGMIFQEPMTSLNPVFTCGDQIEEVLILHQKLDKKQAKEKAIEMLKLVGIPAPEQRYREYPHQLSGGMRQRVMIAIALACNPEILIADEPTTALDVTVQAQILELINKLQKELGMGVIMITHDLGVIAEVSNKVCVMYASKVVEYGPVKAIFKDPKHPYTIGLLNSIPKAKNRKEKLTTIEGNVPAPTTYPEGCHFCTRCKFAIEKCWHEQPPLEKVGDGHTAACWRLDEVAAHKEILLQPELTA